The genome window ATGTTTTCTCAGTTGTTTAAGTATCGTTAACTGATATAGATCAAGCATTATTGATTGCTGGCAGTAGTTAAAAATGTAGTCTTTTGCTCAACTAAATATGATGTTTTAAATCCAAAGAGATACGTGCTAatgaaattattttatttttagcatGAGCCATGAAGCTCTCCTTTGCTTATGTAGTATATTGCGTGAGCTTCTTTTGaacaagattttttttttgttgaacttTTTTGTGCATTTGTTGGCAGTTATGTCAGAGGACATGGTAAAAGATGGGTATGAAGACATCATGAATGTCGACATTTCATGTGTCGCTATTGAAATGATGAGACGCAAATATGAGCATGTTCCTCAGTTGAAATGTATCCTCACTAAAAACCGGTTACTTTTATCTTGTTTATTATATAAGTGTTTAATATTTGTGGTAAATTATAGTTATCGAGTTTTCCTTATCATATTCTAAGACTTGCAGATGGATGTTCGGGATATGGGCTTTTTTCTTGACGATTCATTTGATAGTGTAATTGATAAAGGTATAGACTTATCTCAGTTCATTCATATAGTTTAAATATTAATGTAAAACTTAAAGTTGGACTTTAGGTATATTCAGTATTGAATTTCGTACCACATTATAAGCTTTGGTAGTATATATGGAAATAAGGATAAACCTTGAGGACTTGCGGTGGAATTTGTTAAATTTAAACAAGTGTTTTGTATATTAACAGTCTTCTTTCTGTTCTCTTTTGCATGGTTTCTGATCTGCGGGTTTTAGGAACTCTTGACTCATTGATGGTAGGTTCTTCTTATTTTTCACATCATATTAAATGTGTGTATATTTACATATATGCCGTTCAATACATAACCAATTTTAAGTAGAGATTTGTGAGAACCGCATAAACATGTGTGTCTATTGCTTTAACTTGTGATACATAAGGTTGTTATGCAACCACATAATCTACTTTCTTGCTAGCACTATGTGCAAGTGCGTATGCGGTTCTTGGGGCTTTTTACTTAAAATTAGTTATGAATCCTATACACATACACCCACTATTGGTTTAAAAGTCAACAATATGTTTTAAAGAATTGTACCATATGTTTGAAAGATGTGATTACTTTAATTCTTAAAAATACGTAAATTAACTTTTTGTTAAGCCTATATGTAGTATAATACTTGAGGGGTGTCTGTACACAGATACTGGTAATCACGTaacatattatttttttttaaataaacctATAGCAATACTATACTCAGATtataaagagaataaaatgcttGTTTTATGGGGTAAAATTATTTTTTAATGTTAACTTATGAAAAAGTTATGGCCGTTTAAAAATCGTTGGCTTTGTTGGTCTAAAAGTCGACAATATGTTTTAAAGGATTGTACATACCGTATGTTTTAAAAGTTGTCCTACTTAAACTCTTAAAAttatgtaaaattacatttttatcctctttatatgtattataatatagcgtgtgtttgtgtgtgtgtgtgttctaactTCTGTAACTTTTTTTTTGCTTTTGAAGTGTGGAACTGATGCTCCCATTAGTGCGTCTCAAATGCTCGGGGAAGTGAGCAGGTTGAGATCTCCTTCGTTGTCATGTGTTTTGTAATTTAAAGAACCTCAAAGATGTAGTGAAATAATCATAACATCTGTTATTTTATTTGCAGGCTTCTTAAACCTGGAGGGACCTATATGCTGGTATGACTATGAATCCTTCTTATATGTTATATCCCTTTTAATTGAACTCCATATAGTAGATACCAATCATACCATTAATGCAGATTACATATGGTGATCCAACGGTGAGGATGCCTCATATAAACCGCCCAGTTTACAATTGGAAAATAGACTTGTACATCATACGTAAGTTATTTCTTAATTTATCAGTTTAGCCGAAATTTGAATAAAGTTATATGAAATCTTTCTGTCAAACTGTCAATAATTAATTGCTTACAACTTATATGTATATGAGTCTACATTCTGCATTATTTTCTCATGACACGCACAGGGGTGtcttcaatacaaaaaaaaaacatttttaagcaGAGAACTGCGAGAACCGTATAAGCACTTGTACGCTGTGCTGCCCAGATATAGTGGGAGAGAGAAAATGAGGCAGTTATGTTATCATAGTTAAAACAATTACATGTGTTCATGTGGTTCTCGCAATATATAAGTCAATTCAGTCAATTTGTTTGTTTCTAAAAACGTAGTGAAATAATAAATAAGAAAGTTCTTGGTAGTAATTGTTATAAGAAGACAAAAGATTGTATAATCATTAGAGATTGGATCGTCCCTGTGGTATTGTCCCTAAGTTTGAGAAATAACAGGGTTGATCCTCACTGTTCACTCGAATGTAACATATGTGGTTCTTGGCGCCAACACATGTTAAAACAGAGAACACATGTTAAAAAATCTGTGAAGTTTTTGGAAACAACTAAAATACCCTTATTATTATAAAAAGAGTTAAAGTTAAATAGGGTAGTGATATCGAGGCACCAAGTGataggggtgagcagaaaaccaaaaaaccgaaccgaaatttatGGTTCTGTTTCGGtttttctttttacaaaaacCAAAATAACTGAACCGAATGACCATAAAGAtaattcttttaattttttttatatattgatatatttattattaattttattcttgaatattAAGTATTTATAATAAGAACATTATTATGTTATTTTATCTTTGATATGATTTATCCGCTGTTTACAcgaaataatataatataaagagaaaaatgcccggatagtccctgtgatttcgtcttttttcacctatagtccccaactttctaaaattacctgaatagtccccaacttttcattttttgttcccggatagtccctgggtctaacttcagtttgttttctctgttaagagggtgtgaaatgacaaaaataccctttctttaaaaggccaaaccatagggactatccgggcatcttcttcatttttatttataaaacaccaccaccacacttcatcttcaacctccacccaccatcaccttcctccaccctccaccaccaccgccacaatCACTAAGAAGAATTCATCGGACCTGGAGCCACCGTAACCGCCTGCGACGGAGCCGCCGTAACTGCCGCCGAGAAATAACTACAGAAACCGGAACATGAGAAAGAGGCGGAGATTGATTTTTAACAGACGGAGGTGGCAGCGATTGATTATTAACCGCCGGTGGCCCAAGAGAGGTTTCCGGTGGATTAAGTACGTTAGGATCAGGTACGGAGGAGAACAGAATCTATAACGGTGAAGATTAAGAAGAATTCGTCGGACCTGGAGACACCTTAACCGCTTGCGGCGGAGCAGCGGTAACTGTCGCCGGAGGAGTAGTTACAGAAACCGGAACATGTGACGGAGGCGGCGGCGATTGCTTATTAACTGACGGAGGTGGTGGCGATTGCTTATTAACCGACGGAGGTGGCGGCGATTGACAAAAACGACTTGATCCCTCCACATCAACCACCGCACAAACGGGTCGGGTCTCAGATCTAGTTGACAAAAACGACTTGATCCCTTCACCCATCTGCTTATTCTGTTGGTCAAGTGGGTTCCCTCTAGGCGGGCCGGATCCTGTCTCCGGCGTTGAGAACGGGATCTCGGCGACATGAATAAATGGTGACTGATCGGAGAAAGTTGAAGGGATGGATGAAGAAAGATGTGTAGGAATAATGAGTGTGACATTCAAGTTATGTGAAGATATGTTTCTGCAGAGCTCCATTGATGGGTTGATATGGCCGGTGCCGAAAAATGGGAGTACGAGAATCTCGCCGGAAGATTCCATTGTTGTTGGTGATTCAAGCTTTTGTTTCTTGATCTGAGTTTCGTTATCCATGATATGATATTTATAGAAATAAGGGCCGTTAAAGAAGTGAGGTATGGATGGTTTTAACTTGAAATTAATTGTAGGTGTAATTACGATTTGGTGGAGAGTGAccgtggcggtgatggtggagggtggaggagggtgatggtgggtggaggttgaagatgaagtgtggtggtggggttttataaataaaaatgaagaagatgcccggatagtccc of Helianthus annuus cultivar XRQ/B chromosome 1, HanXRQr2.0-SUNRISE, whole genome shotgun sequence contains these proteins:
- the LOC110872139 gene encoding EEF1A lysine methyltransferase 4 isoform X3, which produces MFTDESACNTYNYGDSVYWDARYIHEASAGSFDWYQRYHALRPFLRKYVPTSSRILMVGCGNAVMSEDMVKDGYEDIMNVDISCVAIEMMRRKYEHVPQLKYLQMDVRDMGFFLDDSFDSVIDKGTLDSLMCGTDAPISASQMLGEVSRLLKPGGTYMLITYGDPTVRMPHINRPVYNWKIDLYIIPFRLINQDTTRKGQIAGVDVATEVFEANRSYPVRK
- the LOC110872139 gene encoding EEF1A lysine methyltransferase 4 isoform X4; amino-acid sequence: MFTDESACNTYNYGDSVYWDARYIHEASAGSFDWYQRYHALRPFLRKYVPTSSRILMVGCGNAVMSEDMVKDGYEDIMNVDISCVAIEMMRRKYEHVPQLKYLQMDVRDMGFFLDDSFDSVIDKGTLDSLMCGTDAPISASQMLGEVSRLLKPGGTYMLITYGDPTLGPVSKSHQVPPHLLNHTSHLFAPPTRECFLLIMF